In the Cydia splendana chromosome 2, ilCydSple1.2, whole genome shotgun sequence genome, one interval contains:
- the LOC134800949 gene encoding uncharacterized protein LOC134800949, with protein sequence MSQELPGLIAEQENICGLILKAQANFKKTPKARLTRGYIKTRKESIEQYFSQFVENNRALIKISTSSDKAKYEYFKDDVYSACEEMFLDLKAEMTDRLEGSTTGCTSSINPTPSTSRDDVKLPKIDIAKFTGNYQDWTSFYDMFTSLIHNKQNLSSVQKMHYLKSYLSGEPAQLLDHLAVTETNYELAWLTLQNRYNNKRVIVNSILSKLMNQKKIHTGTAKAIREILDTTMECLNKLKVQNINTSSWDTLIIHIIVEKLDAETHKEWEEEASNLNLTELPTMIMFNKFLEKRFRVLEMMQPSQTTNMNMQSTYGSTQREPNVTVESKSFHVSPVIKCGFCKLNHHLNQCKEFQELTLEKKTEFIQNQQLCFNCLIYGHAVRFCKSKFSCQKCGRRHHTLLHNNTYQSKEKEHKEETKQERESKDFKRERESKQEPKQDMKNKREIVAHLTTGSMTGLLSTAQINVTNHQGREFVLRALLDPCSQESFLNESAAQTMGLKRKRVNGNVSGLGQMSTPIRFAADIEISSRHNPEKKMSITTYIVKRVTNIMPSDKLTIDNWVHLRDLQLADPTYHQPSSIDILLGVEVYNEMIQPGLIKGVPGSPIALQTHLGWIISGKVRVGTEQEREEKPFISMHLNVELNHMLKRFWELETIDEELTAEEIEVEELYEKGVIKEEIASNRWRSTEIVMCERKQRVRQRERKIRSSSNIRFMVIRQSSNSLHLPNLRICLWKPWQFEFLNRVKERWK encoded by the coding sequence ATGTCTCAAGAATTACCTGGTTTAATAGCCGAGCAAGAAAATATTTGTGGACTAATTCTCAAAGCGCAAGCGAACTTCAAGAAAACACCAAAAGCGAGATTAACAAGAGGGTACATCAAGACGCGAAAAGAATCCATAGAACAATATTTTAGTCAGTTCGTAGAAAACAATCGAGCCTTGATAAAAATATCAACATCGTCAGACAAAGCGAAGTACGAATATTTCAAAGACGATGTATATTCAGCATGCGAGGAAATGTTCCTAGATTTGAAAGCAGAGATGACAGATAGGCTTGAAGGTTCGACGACGGGTTGTACGAGCAGCATTAATCCAACACCAAGCACAAGCAGGGACGACGTGAAGCTACCGAAAATAGATATAGCGAAGTTTACCGGTAACTATCAAGATTGGACTTCGTTTTACGACATGTTTACGTCACTCATCCACAACAAACAGAACTTGAGCAGCGTCCAAAAGATGCATTATTTAAAAAGCTACTTGTCTGGAGAACCTGCTCAACTATTGGATCATCTAGCCGTCACTGAAACAAACTACGAATTGGCATGGCTCACGCTGCAGAACAGGTACAACAACAAGAGAGTTATAGTTAATTCCATCTTAAGCAAGTTGATGAATCAAAAGAAAATTCACACGGGCACTGCTAAAGCGATTCGAGAGATATTAGATACAACTATGGAGTGTCTTAATAAGCTGAAAGTACAAAACATTAATACAAGTTCATGGGATACACTTATTATACACATCATTGTTGAGAAGTTAGACGCCGAGACACATAAAGAGTGGGAGGAAGAAGCAAGTAACCTGAACCTTACAGAGTTACCTACAATGATCATGTTCAACAAGTTTTTAGAAAAGAGATTCCGAGTTTTAGAGATGATGCAACCTAGCCAAACAACGAACATGAACATGCAGAGTACCTACGGAAGCACCCAGAGAGAACCTAATGTCACTGTCGAGTCTAAGTCATTTCACGTGTCACCAGTCATCAAGTGTGGTTTTTGCAAGCTAAACCATCATTTGAACCAATGCAAAGAGTTCCAAGAGCTAACACTAGAAAAGAAAACAGAGTTCATTCAAAACCAACAACTCTGCTTTAACTGCCTAATCTATGGTCATGCTGTCCGCTTCTGTAAGAGCAAGTTTTCATGTCAAAAGTGCGGAAGAAGACATCACACACTGTTGCACAACAATACGTACCAATCCAAAGAGAAAGAGCACAAAGAAGAAACAAAACAAGAGAGAGAAAGCAAAGATTTCAAGCGAGAGAGAGAATCTAAACAAGAACCAAAGCAAGACATGAAAAATAAGAGAGAGATAGTTGCCCACCTAACAACAGGAAGCATGACAGGATTGTTATCTACAGCACAAATTAACGTGACGAACCATCAAGGAAGAGAATTCGTACTAAGAGCCTTGTTGGATCCATGTTCTCAAGAGTCTTTCCTGAACGAGTCTGCAGCTCAAACTATGGGACTAAAGAGAAAACGTGTAAACGGAAACGTATCGGGTCTTGGTCAAATGAGCACACCCATCCGATTTGCTGCAGATATCGAGATTTCATCACGTCATAATCCTGAAAAGAAAATGAGTATAACAACCTACATAGTAAAGCGGGTCACAAACATCATGCCTTCAGACAAACTAACCATCGACAACTGGGTTCACCTAAGAGACTTACAACTAGCTGATCCGACTTACCACCAACCAAGTTCTATAGATATTCTATTGGGAGTAGAAGTTTACAACGAGATGATACAGCCTGGTCTCATCAAAGGCGTTCCAGGCTCTCCCATAGCTTTACAAACACATTTGGGATGGATAATATCAGGAAAAGTCAGAGTCGGAACAGAACAAGAGCGAGAAGAGAAACCATTCATTAGTATGCATTTAAATGTCGAGTTGAACCATATGCTGAAGAGATTCTGGGAGCTAGAGACAATAGATGAAGAGCTAACAGCAGAAGAGATCGAAGTAGAAGAGTTATACGAGAAAGGAGTCATAAAAGAAGAGATAGCGTCAAACCGCTGGAGGTCTACTGAGATTGTTATGTGCGAGAGAAAACAAAGAGTAAGACAAAGAGAGAGGAAGATTCGAAGTTCATCTAACATCCGATTCATGGTCATTAGACAATCCTCTAATAGCCTCCACCTTCCAAATTTGAGAATTTGTCTCTGGAAGCCCTGGCAGTTCGAGTTTCTAAATCGAGTAAAAGAAAGGTGGAAGTGA